A window of the Vicinamibacteria bacterium genome harbors these coding sequences:
- a CDS encoding J domain-containing protein: protein MDRNDYYALLGITPNASTTAVRRAFQKLARRFHPDLNPGDNVARVRYERIYEAFRVLTDPSQRERYDSHGQRPTAVEDAEPPRYGFEGFDFSREQNRSSQIFPELFRQPGRRARTERERGEDIHHKVGISFEESLHGFPTSFRLARSITCATCDGFQEIPSSVPRPCPVCAGRGRATHAHGFMLFARPCAECGGTGILSKETCPDCQGAGRAIREERIDIEIPKGVNDGDRVVIPGKGHEGRGTGRNGDLYVHVQVAAHPVFARKGDNLYSTVRITFTEAALGARVDVPTPEGSVKLRIPAGVQSGQKLRLSERGAPSRLGSKRGDLFVTVQVVTPTVYDDRSRELLRELDRLNPMDPREEIRREAEEASR from the coding sequence ATGGATCGGAACGATTACTACGCGCTCCTGGGGATTACTCCCAACGCTTCCACGACGGCGGTCCGGCGTGCGTTCCAGAAGCTAGCGAGGAGGTTCCATCCCGATCTGAACCCGGGGGACAACGTGGCTCGAGTGCGCTATGAGCGAATCTACGAGGCGTTTCGAGTTCTAACCGATCCGAGTCAGCGCGAGCGCTATGATTCTCACGGCCAGCGACCGACCGCGGTAGAAGACGCCGAGCCACCGCGCTACGGCTTCGAAGGCTTCGACTTCAGTCGTGAGCAAAATCGTTCGAGTCAGATTTTTCCCGAGCTCTTTCGGCAGCCCGGCCGCCGGGCGCGGACCGAGCGGGAAAGGGGTGAAGACATCCACCACAAGGTGGGTATCTCGTTCGAGGAATCCCTTCACGGGTTTCCGACCAGCTTCAGGCTGGCGCGTTCGATTACCTGCGCGACCTGCGATGGCTTCCAGGAGATACCGTCCTCGGTCCCGCGTCCCTGCCCGGTGTGCGCCGGGCGGGGCCGGGCGACCCATGCCCACGGCTTCATGCTCTTCGCCCGTCCATGTGCGGAATGCGGCGGCACGGGCATCCTTTCGAAAGAGACCTGTCCCGACTGCCAGGGCGCCGGCCGAGCGATTCGCGAGGAAAGGATCGACATCGAAATCCCCAAGGGGGTAAACGACGGCGACCGCGTCGTGATTCCCGGCAAGGGACACGAGGGACGCGGAACGGGCCGCAACGGCGATCTCTACGTGCATGTTCAGGTCGCGGCTCATCCCGTTTTTGCCAGGAAAGGCGACAATCTCTACTCCACGGTCCGCATCACCTTCACCGAGGCGGCGCTCGGTGCTCGGGTCGACGTGCCCACCCCCGAGGGATCGGTCAAGCTCCGGATTCCCGCGGGAGTCCAATCGGGTCAGAAGCTTCGGCTTTCCGAGCGGGGTGCGCCGTCACGTCTGGGGTCGAAGCGAGGAGATCTGTTCGTGACCGTTCAAGTCGTCACTCCCACCGTTTACGATGACCGCTCCCGTGAGCTATTGCGCGAGCTCGATCGCCTGAATCCGATGGATCCGCGCGAGGAGATTCGCCGCGAGGCCGAGGAGGCGTCTCGATGA
- a CDS encoding helix-turn-helix transcriptional regulator produces MISAVAETYEIHPQTLRLYEREGLLSPSRTEGNTRLYSDEDLKQLETILNLTRDLGVNLAGVEIILNMREKMERMQNEVSDFIDYVQREMAKQEEGWKDRVESALVRLPPRQLVRRDKGLDEE; encoded by the coding sequence ATGATCAGCGCGGTGGCCGAGACCTACGAGATCCATCCGCAAACGCTCAGGCTCTATGAGAGAGAGGGGCTCCTGAGTCCATCGCGCACCGAAGGGAACACGCGGCTCTATTCGGACGAGGATTTGAAGCAGCTCGAGACGATCCTGAACCTGACGCGGGATCTCGGAGTGAACCTTGCCGGGGTCGAGATCATTCTCAATATGCGCGAGAAGATGGAGCGGATGCAGAACGAGGTCAGTGATTTCATCGATTACGTCCAGCGGGAGATGGCGAAGCAGGAGGAGGGATGGAAAGATCGGGTCGAGAGCGCGCTCGTGCGATTGCCTCCGCGTCAGCTGGTTAGGAGAGACAAAGGTCTCGACGAGGAATAG
- a CDS encoding ATP-binding protein codes for MAESCPECEGTTFKRVVRDGIDIVVRCDCRSGGPRESAMIRCGVPGRYRECAFDGRSGGRPFDCLKTSLEQAKRVAENWAEAFPDVEAGLLLSGPPGVGKTHLGVAILRRILVERGISAQALFADYRSLLREIKSSYHPETPVTEKQVLRPILEAEPLVLDDLGGESSTLWVFDTLSYILNQRYNERRLTIITTNFADKPSAAGPTVIGARAHETLADRVTVRLRSRLYEMCRDVRITGDDYRQSTLQANFTG; via the coding sequence TTGGCGGAATCCTGTCCGGAGTGCGAGGGAACGACTTTCAAGAGGGTCGTCCGCGACGGCATCGACATCGTGGTGCGCTGCGATTGCCGCTCGGGTGGCCCGCGAGAGTCGGCGATGATCCGGTGCGGCGTTCCCGGCCGGTATCGGGAGTGCGCCTTCGACGGCCGTAGCGGCGGCCGGCCCTTCGATTGCCTGAAGACGAGCCTGGAGCAGGCCAAACGCGTCGCGGAGAATTGGGCGGAAGCCTTCCCTGACGTCGAGGCCGGCTTGCTCCTGAGCGGTCCGCCGGGAGTAGGGAAGACCCATCTCGGGGTCGCGATTCTCAGGCGGATCCTCGTCGAGCGGGGCATCTCTGCCCAGGCGCTCTTTGCCGACTATCGCTCGCTGCTTCGAGAGATCAAGAGCTCGTATCACCCCGAGACGCCGGTGACCGAAAAACAGGTTTTGCGTCCGATCCTCGAGGCCGAGCCCCTCGTGCTCGATGATCTCGGTGGCGAGAGCTCCACATTGTGGGTGTTCGATACGCTTTCGTACATCTTGAATCAACGGTACAACGAGCGGCGCCTCACCATCATCACCACGAATTTTGCCGACAAGCCCAGTGCCGCGGGACCGACGGTCATCGGGGCGAGGGCGCATGAAACCTTGGCCGACCGCGTCACCGTGAGACTGCGCTCCCGCTTGTACGAAATGTGTCGCGACGTCCGGATCACCGGTGACGACTATCGACAGAGCACCCTCCAAGCGAACTTCACCGGCTAG